From Lemur catta isolate mLemCat1 chromosome 21, mLemCat1.pri, whole genome shotgun sequence, a single genomic window includes:
- the IL31 gene encoding interleukin-31 translates to MRAPKAFSPWRPLSLQQQRPPGFLTGNPDVVLDANFPPAHIPSSAISTVTSTLVQGPPLGMLNRRHSTLLCLDECCLSSALAHYNARSVRAGTLSNSSPAIPETLEEGLSDSNKQLASMESGPTTSALFLLCCVGSWLTSHTFPALGPTERGKIFKELRSLSKTLLEDYVKEEKGVPTSQSYTLPCLIPDAQPPNNINISAIQTYLQTISQLRDTTTMGEIIEHLDKLKFQDGSKTNISAPTGTLEHKRFILTILTQFSECMELASKLSKL, encoded by the exons ATGCGAGCCCCGAAGGCTTTCAGCCCGTGGCGCCCTCTCAGTCTGCAGCAGCAGCGTCCACCCGGGTTCCTAACCGGAAACCCAGACGTCGTCCTCGACGCCAACTTCCCACCAGCCCACATCCCGTCCAGCGCCATCTCCACTGTCACCAGCACCCTGGTTCAGGGCCCCCCTTTGGGCATGTTGAATCGCAGGCACAG TACCCTGTTGTGTCTCGATGAGTGTTGTTTGTCGTCTGCCCTGGCCCACTACAACGCCAGGtccgtgagggcagggaccttgtccAACTCGAGCCCTGCCATTCCCGAGACCCTAGAAGAGGGCCTAAGTGATTCCAACAAACAACTGGCGAGCATGGAGTCCG GACCCACGACGTCCGCCCTGTTCCTGCTCTGCTGCGTGGGGAGCTGGCTGACCTCCCACACCTTTCCCGCTCTGGGACCAACCGAGAGAGGGAAGATATTCAAGGAATTACGGTCCTTGTCAAAGACACTTTTGGAAGACTAC GTGAAGGAGGAAAAGGGGGTGCCCACGTCCCAAAGTTACACGCTACCGTGTCTCATCCCCGACGCCCAGCCACCAAACAACATCAACATCTCAGCCATTCAGACATATCTCCAGACCATCAGCCAGCTAAGAGATACCACAACTATGGGTGAAATCATAGAACATCTTGACAAACTCAAGTTTCAAGATGGATCAAAAACAAACATTTCCGCGCCTACAGGCACCCTTGAACATAAGCGCTTCATCTTGACGATCTTAACACAGTTTTCGGAGTGCATGGAACTGGCATCGAAACTATCTAAACTCTGA
- the LRRC43 gene encoding leucine-rich repeat-containing protein 43, with translation MEARRASEPESGAVSAAVREHLRALCLREFPCGAGSWVRAGAAGGAGRGKDPGRAWLGAAWARGDWPGRRGSDPGAERQFGSGHRCSGENKSRFLPQTWRTWRELVPREEDTVSPGEETEEALLGLVRSHHSPWALLTDSSDEDRFLRELAVQNPLVLKDTFFYSYFRSLRVVDEEVSHVDKDLLKFLKLEELVLSANRIKEVDAANLPPTLKVLELYSNEIRSLQCLCAHPPPHLQHLGLGHNKLRGPLESLYLTSNHWPNLVSLDLSFNDLTDLQGLMVNLRPLRRLRLLVLQGNPLALVPYYRGFTIDTLSRLCVLDDITVSPNEKHQFRGLSLSGDFLACEAQLVVNLGNVKGVLDSSVFHSEPGPEGPFITYNYYVTYEFMEEEEVREEEYMGVLAEIVNPSPSPELFVKEFAEESVEEAEEEVSLESGTAESAESESTLVSAESVEVPGSIDSVEELGKLRPRMDPRLFPSPGRVLFSTVHMPWAEVIACNYEMQHTFKDLVLLKAFLLTGTTVTIVEEKIVSWSLVPPTVDSPLPAKKGKGEKDQKGKKEKDKKGKDKAGKEEKEAAKERKWHKKKKELPKELRQDPPILRVLGSGPVALEPLLSGEPMVSTECNFGVIRTLESDKLTLARDLKKLKKLAKKEKTPLPAVVSDEDYSPQPLTVELQVQLSQSRSAAEALRASAV, from the exons ATGGAGGCGCGACGCGCGAGCGAGCCCGAGAGCGGGGCCGTGAGCGCGGCGGTGCGCGAGCACCTGCGGGCGCTGTGTCTGCGCGAGTTCCCCTGCGGCGCGGGCAGCTGGGTGCGGGCCGGCGCGGCGGGAGGGGCCGGCCGAGGGAAGGACCCGGGCCGGGCCTGGCTGGGAGCTGCGTGGGCCCGAGGGGACTGGCCGGGGCGGCGGGGCTCGGACCCAGGGGCTGAGAGGCAGTTTGGGTCTGGGCACCGCTGCAGCGGCGAG AACAAGTCGCGCTTTCTTCCCCAAACTTGGCGAACATGGAGGGAGCTGGTCCCCAGAGAGGAGGACACGGTGAGCCCCGGGGAGGAGACCGAGGAGGCCCTGCTGGGCCTGGTCCGCAGCCACCACTCCCCCTGGGCGCTGCTGACGGACTCGAGCGACGAAGACCGTTTTCTTCGAGAACTGGCCGTCCAGAACCCACTGGTGCTCAAGGACACCTTCTTCTACTCCTACTTCCGGTCCCTGCGGGTGGTGGACGAGGAG GTGAGCCACGTGGATAAAGACCTGCTGAAGTTTCTAAAGCTGGAGGAGTTGGTACTGAGCGCCAATCGAATCAAGGAGGTTGATGCTGCCAACCTGCCCCCGACGCTCAAG GTGCTGGAGCTCTACAGCAACGAGATCCGCAGCCTGCAGTGTCTGTGCGCCCACCCACCCCCGCACCTGCAGCACTTGGGCTTAGGCCACAACAAACTCCGCGGCCCTTTGGAAAGTCTGTACCTGACCTCTAATCATTG GCCCAACCTCGTCTCTCTGGACCTGAGCTTCAATGACCTGACAGACCTGCAGGGCCTGATGGTCAACCTCAGGCCCCTCAGGCGGCTGCGGCTGCTGGTGCTGCAGGGGAACCCGCTGGCACTGGTGCCCTACTACCGCGGCTTTACCATCGACACCCTGTCCCGGCTCTGCGTGCTGGACGACATCACCGTGTCCCCCAACGAGAAGCATCAGTTCCGGGGGCTCAGCCTCAGTGGTG ATTTCTTGGCATGTGAGGCGCAGCTTGTGGTGAACCTTGGAAATGTCAAAGGGGTTCTGGACTCCTCTGTCTTCCACTCGGAACCAGGGCCTGAAGGCCCTTTCATCACCTATAACTATTACGTGACCTACGAATTTATGGAAGAGGAGGAAGTCAGAGAGGAGGAGTACATGGGCGTGCTGGCCGAG ATCGTCAACCCTTCTCCCAGCCCGGAATTATTTGTCAAGGAATTTGCTGAAGAGTCTGTGGAAGAGGCTGAAGAAGAAGTGTCGCTAGAGTCTGGGACAGCCGAGTCGGCAGAGTCGGAGTCGACCCTCGTCTCGGCCGAGTCAGTCGAGGTGCCAGGGTCGATAGACTCCGTGGAGGAGTTGGGCAAGTTGCGGCCTCGCATGGATCCCCGGCTCTTCCCGTCCCCGGG GAGAGTCCTCTTCAGCACCGTCCACATGCCCTGGGCTGAGGTCATTGCCTGCAACTACGAGATGCAGCACACCTTCAAGGACCTGGTGTTGCTCAAGGCCTTCCTGCTGACGGGAACCACTGTGACCATCGTGGAGGAGAAG ATCGTCTCCTGGTCCTTAGTGCCGCCTACCGTCGACAGCCCCTTGCCTGccaagaaaggaaaaggggagaaagaccagaaagggaagaaggagaaagacaagAAGGGGAAGGacaaggcagggaaggaggagaaggaggctgCCAAG GAACGCAAGTGgcacaagaagaagaaagagcttcCCAAGGAGCTGCGCCAGGACCCGCCCATCCTGCGGGTGCTGGGCAGCGGCCCGGTGGCCCTGGAGCCCCTGCTCTCGGGGGAGCCCATGGTGTCCACAGAGTGCAACTTTGGGGTGATCCGCACCTTGGAATCTGATAAGCTGACACTTGCCAGG GATTTGAAGAAGCTTAAGAAACTTGCCAAAAAAG AAAAAACACCCCTGCCTGCCGTGGTGTCCGACGAAGACTACTCGCCGCAGCCCCTGACCGTGGAGCTGCAGGTGCAGCTGAGCCAGAGCCGCTCGGCCGCCGAGGCGCTGCGCGCGTCCGCCGTGTAG